Proteins co-encoded in one Balearica regulorum gibbericeps isolate bBalReg1 chromosome 24, bBalReg1.pri, whole genome shotgun sequence genomic window:
- the LOC104637555 gene encoding feather keratin Cos1-1/Cos1-3/Cos2-1, whose protein sequence is MSCYDQCQPCLPCQPCGPTPLANSCNEPCVRQCQNSTVIIQPSPVVVTLPGPILSSFPQNTVVGSSTSAAVGSILSCDGVPITSGCCDLSCITSCYCGRRCPPC, encoded by the coding sequence ATGTCCTGCTATGaccagtgccagccctgcctgccctgccagccctgtggcCCGACCCCGCTGGCCAACAGCTGCAACGAGCCCTGTGTCAGGCAGTGCCAGAACTCCACCGTCATCATCCAGCCCTCCCCCGTGGTGGTGACCCTGCCcggccccatcctcagctccttcccacagaacactgttgtgggctcctccacctctgctgctgttggcagcatcctcagctgtGACGGAGTGCCCATCACCTCTGGGTGCTGTGACCTCTCCTGTATCACCAGCTGCTACTGTGGCCGCAGATGCCCACCTTGCTAA